A single window of Polaribacter sp. SA4-10 DNA harbors:
- a CDS encoding LacI family DNA-binding transcriptional regulator has product MKRLTIKDIAKEFNVSISTVSKALNDSYEISVSTKEKIQKFAKEKNYKPNFNALSLKNRQTKTIGIIIPNMLNYFFAQVFNGIEKVANEKGYKIISCISNESFNKEVEIIEMLSNGSIDGFILSLSEETIVKNDYKHFEETINNGTPIVMFDRVAENIDCDKVVTDNFDSARSTVAHLVKSGHKNIAFISTISNLEIGKRRNLGYLKGLEDANLPVDTNLIINIDDDYKNYESILTPIFANNKIDCVLATDESSAIAAMKVAIKKGHKIPENFSVISFSNGILARHSSPRMTTVSQHGEIMGATAAKMLIDRLDKKTEEKKPQTIVVKTDLVVRNSTKRI; this is encoded by the coding sequence ATGAAGAGACTAACCATAAAAGACATTGCAAAAGAATTTAATGTATCTATTTCTACGGTTTCAAAAGCCTTAAATGATAGTTATGAAATTAGTGTAAGCACAAAAGAGAAGATTCAAAAGTTTGCAAAAGAGAAAAACTACAAACCTAATTTTAATGCATTAAGCTTAAAAAATAGACAAACAAAAACGATTGGAATTATCATTCCAAATATGCTAAATTATTTCTTTGCCCAAGTTTTTAACGGTATAGAAAAAGTAGCAAATGAAAAAGGATATAAAATTATTTCTTGTATTTCTAATGAATCTTTTAATAAAGAAGTAGAAATAATAGAAATGCTTTCTAATGGAAGTATAGATGGTTTTATTTTATCGCTATCAGAAGAAACTATTGTAAAAAATGATTACAAACATTTTGAAGAAACAATTAATAATGGAACTCCAATTGTAATGTTTGATAGAGTTGCTGAAAATATTGATTGTGACAAAGTTGTAACAGATAATTTTGATAGTGCAAGAAGCACTGTAGCACACTTAGTAAAATCTGGGCATAAAAATATCGCTTTTATTTCTACAATTAGTAATTTAGAAATTGGTAAAAGAAGAAATTTAGGATATTTAAAAGGTTTAGAAGACGCTAACTTACCTGTAGACACAAACCTTATTATTAATATAGATGATGATTACAAAAATTACGAAAGTATTTTAACGCCAATTTTTGCAAATAATAAAATTGATTGTGTTCTTGCAACAGATGAATCTTCTGCAATTGCAGCAATGAAAGTTGCTATAAAGAAAGGACATAAAATACCTGAAAACTTTTCTGTAATTTCTTTCTCTAACGGAATTTTAGCAAGACATTCTAGCCCAAGAATGACAACAGTAAGTCAACATGGTGAAATTATGGGAGCAACAGCTGCAAAAATGTTGATTGATAGATTAGATAAAAAAACAGAAGAGAAAAAACCACAAACTATTGTAGTTAAAACAGATTTAGTGGTTAGAAACTCTACAAAAAGAATTTAA
- a CDS encoding HAD family hydrolase yields the protein MNLSKVKLVVSDMDGTLLNSKGEVSLLFFKLFKQLQEHNVYFTAASGRQYNSIVDKLSAIKNDILVIAENGAIAKNGDAVLLLNSLNREKIINIIPVLRNIKNANIVLCTKDTAFIETTDQKFISLFQEYYRSYNIVDDLMKVARETPILKIAIYHYESSEKYIYPEIKHLKEEVLLKISGQNWLDISDEKANKGTALREVQKLLKVTKEETLVFGDYHNDIEMMSEAHFSFSMKNAHKDITEIANYATESNNDFGVERILEKLIKAKS from the coding sequence ATGAATCTTTCAAAAGTTAAATTAGTAGTTTCTGATATGGATGGAACGCTACTAAACTCCAAAGGAGAAGTGAGTCTTCTTTTTTTTAAGTTATTTAAACAATTACAAGAACATAACGTTTATTTTACTGCTGCTAGCGGCAGGCAATACAATAGTATTGTAGATAAATTATCTGCTATAAAAAATGATATTCTTGTAATTGCAGAAAATGGTGCAATTGCAAAAAATGGAGATGCTGTTTTACTATTAAATTCTCTTAACCGTGAAAAAATAATTAATATAATTCCAGTTTTAAGAAATATTAAAAATGCAAACATTGTACTTTGTACTAAAGACACTGCATTTATAGAAACCACTGATCAAAAATTTATTTCGTTATTTCAAGAATACTATCGCAGTTATAATATTGTTGATGATTTAATGAAAGTTGCTAGAGAAACTCCTATTCTTAAAATAGCAATTTATCATTATGAATCTTCAGAAAAATATATTTATCCAGAAATTAAACATTTAAAAGAGGAGGTCTTATTAAAAATTTCAGGACAAAATTGGTTAGACATTTCTGATGAAAAAGCCAATAAAGGAACTGCATTAAGAGAAGTACAAAAACTTCTAAAAGTTACTAAAGAAGAAACACTTGTTTTTGGCGATTATCATAATGATATAGAAATGATGAGTGAAGCTCATTTTAGTTTCTCTATGAAAAATGCACACAAAGACATTACCGAAATTGCTAATTACGCCACAGAAAGCAATAATGATTTTGGTGTAGAAAGAATTTTAGAAAAGTTGATTAAAGCGAAGTCTTAA
- a CDS encoding carbon-nitrogen hydrolase family protein — MKNNLLKVALAQISPVWLNKEKTLEKIEKSIVDASKESCELIVFGEALLPGYPFWVALTNGAEWDSKTQKEIHAHYVRNSITIEKGELDSVCKLAKENNIAIYLGIIERAQNRGGHSIYASLVYINEEGEIKSVHRKLQPTYDERLTWAPGDGNGLQVHPLKEFTVGGLNCWENWMPLPRTALYGLGENLHIAVWPGSDHNTKDITRFIARESRSFVISVSSLMAKSDFPKEVPHYDKIVKDAPDILTNGGSCIASPNGEWLVAPVINKEGLIIETLDFNRVLEERQNFDCVGHYSRPDVTKLHVNRERQSTVSFDDE; from the coding sequence ATGAAAAATAATTTACTAAAAGTAGCATTGGCACAAATTTCACCAGTTTGGTTGAATAAAGAAAAGACACTTGAAAAAATTGAGAAATCAATAGTAGATGCTTCAAAAGAAAGTTGCGAACTCATTGTTTTTGGTGAAGCATTATTACCAGGTTATCCATTTTGGGTTGCTTTAACAAATGGCGCAGAATGGGATTCTAAAACTCAAAAAGAAATTCATGCACATTATGTTCGTAATTCTATAACGATAGAAAAAGGCGAATTAGATTCCGTTTGTAAATTAGCAAAAGAAAACAATATTGCTATTTATTTAGGAATTATAGAACGTGCACAGAATAGAGGAGGACATAGTATTTATGCATCTTTAGTCTATATAAATGAAGAAGGAGAAATAAAGTCTGTTCATAGAAAATTACAACCAACGTATGATGAACGTTTAACTTGGGCGCCAGGAGATGGAAATGGTTTGCAAGTGCATCCTCTAAAAGAATTTACAGTTGGTGGTTTAAATTGTTGGGAAAATTGGATGCCTTTACCAAGAACAGCTCTGTATGGTTTAGGAGAAAATTTGCACATTGCTGTTTGGCCTGGAAGCGACCATAATACCAAAGATATTACACGATTTATTGCAAGAGAATCTCGTTCTTTTGTTATTTCAGTTTCTAGTTTAATGGCTAAATCAGATTTTCCAAAAGAAGTTCCTCATTACGATAAAATTGTAAAAGATGCTCCAGATATTTTAACAAATGGAGGTTCTTGTATCGCATCTCCTAATGGAGAATGGTTAGTAGCACCTGTTATTAATAAAGAAGGATTAATAATTGAAACTTTAGACTTTAATAGGGTTTTAGAAGAGCGTCAAAATTTTGATTGTGTTGGACATTATTCTAGGCCAGATGTAACTAAATTACATGTAAACAGAGAAAGACAAAGTACAGTTTCTTTTGATGATGAATAA
- a CDS encoding DUF2797 domain-containing protein produces the protein MKYQGVLKKMLTENAEEIQYYLDMKTDFINMNQLLNKEIAINFVTYECLNCHLEKEIYRMGFCKSCFFDTPNAGDWIMRPELSKAHLGIEDRDLAYEQSVQLKPHIVYLANSSNIKVGVTRKQQVPTRWIDQGAHEAIEIVEVPNRYLAGITELALKDHVADKTNWRKMLKNDIEDVDLVEWRDKLKAFIPEEAKAYFIEDNSETHLNFPVIKYPVKPKSLNLKKTHNYKGKLVGIKGQYLIFEDETVFNVRANEGLVVSIEV, from the coding sequence ATGAAGTACCAAGGAGTTTTAAAAAAAATGCTGACTGAAAATGCAGAAGAAATTCAGTATTATTTAGATATGAAAACTGATTTTATAAATATGAATCAGTTGTTAAACAAAGAAATAGCTATCAATTTTGTAACGTACGAATGTTTAAATTGTCATTTAGAAAAAGAAATTTATAGAATGGGGTTTTGTAAATCTTGCTTTTTTGATACTCCAAATGCAGGAGATTGGATTATGAGACCTGAATTAAGTAAAGCACATTTAGGAATCGAAGATAGAGATTTAGCGTATGAACAATCGGTGCAATTAAAACCACATATTGTGTATTTGGCAAATTCTAGCAATATTAAAGTTGGAGTTACCAGAAAGCAACAAGTGCCAACACGTTGGATAGATCAAGGAGCACATGAAGCTATAGAAATTGTTGAGGTTCCTAATAGATATTTAGCAGGAATAACAGAACTGGCTTTAAAAGACCATGTTGCAGATAAAACCAATTGGCGAAAAATGCTAAAAAATGATATTGAAGATGTAGATTTGGTGGAGTGGAGAGATAAATTAAAAGCGTTTATCCCAGAGGAAGCTAAAGCGTATTTTATAGAAGATAATTCTGAAACACATTTAAATTTTCCGGTGATAAAATATCCTGTAAAACCTAAAAGCTTAAATTTGAAGAAAACACATAACTATAAAGGGAAATTAGTCGGAATTAAAGGTCAATATTTAATTTTTGAAGACGAAACCGTTTTTAATGTAAGAGCTAATGAAGGTTTGGTGGTTTCGATTGAAGTTTAA
- a CDS encoding glycosyltransferase family 2 protein has product MNSIIKVIIPAYNEQDSIAKVINDIPKIVDEVIVISNNSTDDTEINAKNAGATVLKENRKGYGFACLKGMEYIAKQEIKPEIIVFLDGDYSDYPEQLSELIHPIINENIDLVIGSRIKQLREQGAMTPQQIFGNWLATFLMKLFFGAKFTDLGPFRAIKYNQLLALNMQDKTYGWTVEMQLKVLKQRMTYTEVPMKYRNRIGVSKVSGTVKGSVLAGVKILGWIFKYSFK; this is encoded by the coding sequence ATGAATTCAATAATAAAAGTAATTATTCCAGCATATAACGAGCAAGATTCAATTGCTAAAGTTATAAATGATATTCCTAAAATTGTAGATGAAGTGATTGTTATTAGTAATAATTCTACTGATGATACAGAAATTAACGCAAAAAATGCAGGAGCAACTGTTTTAAAAGAAAATAGAAAAGGCTATGGATTTGCTTGTTTAAAAGGAATGGAATACATTGCTAAACAAGAAATAAAACCTGAAATTATTGTTTTTTTAGATGGCGATTATTCTGATTACCCAGAACAATTATCAGAATTAATTCATCCTATTATTAATGAAAACATAGATTTAGTAATAGGTTCTAGAATAAAACAATTACGAGAACAAGGAGCTATGACACCACAGCAAATTTTTGGTAATTGGTTAGCAACCTTTTTAATGAAATTATTTTTTGGTGCAAAATTTACAGATTTAGGTCCGTTTAGAGCAATTAAATACAACCAATTATTAGCACTAAATATGCAAGATAAAACGTATGGTTGGACCGTAGAAATGCAATTAAAAGTTTTAAAACAAAGAATGACATATACAGAGGTACCTATGAAATATAGAAATAGAATTGGCGTTTCAAAAGTATCTGGAACAGTTAAAGGAAGTGTTTTAGCTGGTGTAAAAATTTTAGGTTGGATCTTTAAATACAGTTTTAAATAA
- a CDS encoding 4Fe-4S binding protein — protein MKAIKNTGLIIFLIGLLAFTSLLFIGDFKVTSNTFEAIIKSKDIKSEWFINSLKNKVIDKEFSSQFKLSKEIISAQEIANEVHKKNSEWDKVIWDKPHSLSYQFIKASGIGSVPENRGLYWFLSFGLGIIGALMFIIPDIIILGPPGIKNDGIFLNAATNRGWIGWFAFIFLVSFYILLYFYPDFIVNWVYLVDPISEFISGNLASQWFLYGFLYCTVMTVMAVRMYVKYRNNKYQILRTTSVLFFQIVFAFLIPEILVRFEKPWYDFKNAFPLDYDFFFKWNLDELLSSGSFGLFILVWGVVLTIVVVPVMVYFFGKRWYCSWVCGCGGLAETLGDPYRQNSSKTLLSWRVERIVIHTVLIFALVMTGFALYTFFSGANQVLGIKTQTIQDVYGFLIGSIFAGVIGTGFYPIFGNRVWCRFGCPLAAYLGFVQRFKSQFRITTNGGQCISCGNCSTYCEQGIDVRAYAQKGENIVRSSCVGCGICSAVCPRGVLKLENGPEEGRINPTTILLGNDVDLMELVKKK, from the coding sequence ATGAAAGCAATTAAAAATACTGGTTTAATTATCTTTTTAATAGGATTATTAGCATTTACTTCCCTATTATTTATAGGAGATTTTAAAGTAACTTCAAATACGTTTGAAGCTATAATAAAAAGTAAAGACATAAAGAGTGAATGGTTCATTAATTCATTAAAAAATAAAGTAATAGACAAAGAGTTTTCTAGTCAGTTTAAATTATCCAAAGAAATTATCTCAGCTCAAGAAATTGCTAATGAGGTTCACAAAAAAAACAGTGAATGGGACAAAGTTATTTGGGACAAACCTCATAGCTTGTCTTATCAATTTATTAAAGCTTCTGGCATAGGAAGCGTTCCTGAAAACAGAGGTCTATATTGGTTTTTATCTTTTGGTTTAGGAATTATTGGTGCACTCATGTTTATCATTCCAGACATTATAATATTAGGCCCACCAGGAATAAAAAACGATGGTATTTTTCTAAATGCAGCAACAAACCGAGGTTGGATTGGTTGGTTTGCCTTTATCTTTTTAGTTAGTTTTTATATTTTACTTTATTTCTACCCAGATTTTATTGTAAACTGGGTGTATTTAGTAGATCCTATAAGTGAATTTATTAGTGGTAATTTGGCAAGTCAGTGGTTTTTGTATGGTTTTTTATACTGTACAGTTATGACAGTTATGGCTGTTAGAATGTATGTAAAATATAGAAATAATAAATATCAAATTTTAAGAACAACATCTGTCTTATTTTTCCAAATTGTATTTGCCTTTTTAATTCCAGAAATTTTAGTCCGTTTTGAAAAACCATGGTATGATTTTAAAAATGCATTTCCTTTAGATTATGATTTTTTCTTTAAATGGAATTTAGACGAATTACTTTCTAGTGGTTCATTTGGGTTATTCATTTTAGTTTGGGGAGTAGTTTTAACAATAGTTGTGGTGCCTGTAATGGTTTATTTTTTCGGAAAAAGATGGTACTGTTCTTGGGTTTGTGGTTGTGGTGGATTAGCAGAAACTCTGGGAGATCCATACAGACAAAACTCTAGCAAAACCTTACTTTCTTGGCGAGTAGAACGAATTGTAATTCATACTGTTTTAATTTTTGCTTTAGTTATGACAGGTTTTGCATTGTACACTTTCTTTTCTGGAGCAAACCAAGTTTTAGGTATTAAGACACAAACAATACAAGATGTTTATGGCTTTTTAATAGGTTCTATTTTTGCAGGTGTAATTGGTACTGGCTTCTACCCTATTTTTGGAAATCGTGTTTGGTGCAGGTTTGGTTGCCCTTTAGCAGCTTACTTAGGTTTTGTACAACGTTTTAAATCTCAATTTAGAATTACTACAAATGGCGGACAATGTATTTCTTGTGGAAACTGCTCAACATATTGTGAACAAGGAATAGATGTTAGAGCTTACGCACAAAAAGGAGAAAACATTGTACGTTCTAGCTGTGTAGGTTGTGGTATTTGTTCTGCAGTTTGCCCAAGAGGAGTTTTAAAATTAGAAAATGGACCAGAAGAAGGAAGAATTAATCCAACAACTATATTATTAGGAAATGATGTTGATTTAATGGAGTTGGTTAAAAAGAAATAA
- a CDS encoding GH3 auxin-responsive promoter family protein has translation MAFQIINSIISWFLKKREHQIELFLKYPIDVQNEVLLRLLNTAKNTEFGKENGFSSIKNHEDFSANVPIQKYETFEPLIERCRRGEQNLFWPTDIKWFAKSSGTTNAKSKFIPVSEDALEDCHMKAGKDMLCNYINNNPDTQLFTGKGLRLGGSSEVYQDNGSYFGDLSAIIIENMPFWADFSSAPSQEVALMSDWEVKMDAIIDETIDENITSLAGVPSWMLVLLNRVLDRTGKENILEVWPNLEVYFHGGVNFNPYREQYKKMIPKADFKYYEIYNASEGFFAIQDIDNSKELLLMLDYGIFYEFIPMSEYKGENSKTVILADVKKEIDYALIITTNGGLWRYLIGDTIRFTSLDPYRIKITGRTKHYINVFGEELNIENVEDALKLACEKTEATITDYTVGPIFMQGKEKGGHEWMIEFSKKPESMGYFSEVLDNALKSINSDYEAKRYLNITLMAPKVHQANEGLFYSWLKSNNKLGGQHKVPRLSNSRKFIEELLEL, from the coding sequence ATGGCGTTTCAAATTATCAATTCTATAATTTCTTGGTTTTTAAAGAAACGAGAACATCAAATAGAGCTGTTTTTAAAATATCCTATTGATGTACAAAACGAAGTACTGCTTAGGCTTTTAAACACAGCTAAGAATACGGAATTTGGTAAAGAAAACGGGTTTTCATCCATTAAAAATCATGAAGATTTCTCAGCTAATGTTCCTATTCAAAAATATGAAACTTTTGAACCTTTAATTGAACGTTGTAGAAGAGGCGAACAAAATTTATTTTGGCCAACAGATATAAAATGGTTTGCAAAAAGTAGCGGAACCACAAATGCAAAAAGTAAATTTATTCCTGTTTCTGAAGATGCGCTTGAAGATTGCCACATGAAAGCAGGTAAAGACATGTTGTGTAATTACATAAACAACAATCCGGATACGCAGTTGTTTACGGGTAAAGGTTTGCGATTGGGCGGAAGCTCTGAGGTGTATCAAGACAATGGCTCTTATTTTGGAGATTTATCTGCTATAATTATAGAAAACATGCCTTTTTGGGCTGATTTTAGTTCAGCTCCAAGTCAAGAGGTTGCTTTAATGAGCGATTGGGAGGTGAAAATGGATGCAATTATTGATGAAACTATTGATGAAAACATTACTAGTTTAGCAGGTGTACCAAGTTGGATGTTGGTTTTACTAAACCGTGTTTTAGATAGAACAGGAAAAGAAAATATCTTAGAAGTTTGGCCAAATTTGGAAGTCTATTTTCATGGAGGTGTAAACTTCAATCCATATAGAGAACAGTACAAAAAAATGATTCCAAAAGCAGATTTTAAATACTATGAAATCTACAATGCTTCTGAAGGTTTTTTCGCGATTCAAGATATCGATAATTCAAAAGAATTATTGTTAATGTTAGATTACGGAATTTTCTATGAATTTATTCCAATGAGCGAATACAAAGGCGAAAATTCTAAAACAGTAATACTTGCTGATGTTAAAAAAGAGATAGATTATGCTTTAATTATTACTACAAATGGTGGTTTATGGCGTTATTTAATTGGTGATACCATTCGTTTTACATCTTTAGATCCTTATCGCATTAAAATTACAGGTCGTACAAAACATTATATAAACGTTTTTGGTGAAGAATTAAATATTGAAAATGTTGAAGATGCTTTAAAGCTCGCTTGTGAAAAAACTGAAGCTACAATTACTGATTATACTGTTGGCCCAATTTTTATGCAAGGAAAAGAAAAAGGTGGACATGAATGGATGATTGAATTCAGTAAAAAGCCGGAATCTATGGGTTATTTTTCTGAAGTTTTAGACAATGCTTTAAAATCTATTAATTCAGATTATGAAGCAAAACGTTATTTGAATATTACATTAATGGCTCCAAAGGTGCATCAAGCTAATGAAGGTTTATTCTATAGTTGGTTAAAGAGCAATAACAAATTAGGTGGTCAACATAAAGTACCTAGATTATCTAATTCAAGAAAATTTATTGAGGAATTATTGGAATTATAA
- a CDS encoding cellulose synthase family protein translates to MVLTYIIIVIYSISLLLIFMYSLAQLNLLTNYIKANKKVDNSIKFDFNNPEEIPYVTIQLPVYNELYVMERLLENIAKIKYPLDKLEIQVLDDSTDESVETTSKHIKKIKELGIDIKHIQRTNREGFKAGALKEGLKIAKGEFIAIFDADFLPQTDWLFQTVPYFKDSEIGVVQTRWGHINRNYSTLTKIQAFALDAHFTLEQVGRNSKGHFINFNGTAGLWRKECIYDAGNWEGDTLTEDLDLSYRAQLKNWKFKYLEGVVTPAELPVVISAARSQQFRWNKGGAENFQKMMRRVITSKNVSFKTKIHSLLHLLNSSMFTFIFLVAVLSIPMLYIKNEYAHLKIYFYVMSFFVVSSLIFFVCYWHMFKNIYGGGFVKFIKYIGSFLTFFSIAMGFSLHNTIAVLEGHFGKKSEFVRTPKFNIKTGKDGWKNNKYITKKPSAHVVLEGLLALYFVFGMYSAFIVGDNGGDFGLFPFHLMLFFGFGYVFFKSIFSKA, encoded by the coding sequence ATGGTACTAACATACATCATCATTGTCATTTACTCAATTTCTTTGCTGCTCATTTTCATGTATTCATTGGCGCAATTAAACCTATTAACAAATTATATAAAAGCGAATAAAAAAGTTGATAATTCTATCAAATTCGATTTTAATAACCCAGAAGAAATTCCTTATGTAACAATTCAACTTCCCGTCTATAACGAATTGTATGTTATGGAAAGATTACTTGAAAACATAGCAAAAATAAAATATCCTTTAGATAAATTAGAAATTCAAGTTTTAGATGACTCTACTGATGAGTCTGTAGAAACAACTTCTAAACATATCAAAAAAATTAAAGAATTAGGAATTGACATTAAACACATACAAAGAACCAATAGAGAAGGTTTTAAAGCTGGTGCTTTAAAAGAAGGGTTAAAAATTGCAAAAGGAGAATTCATTGCTATTTTTGATGCCGACTTTTTACCACAAACAGATTGGTTATTTCAAACTGTACCGTATTTTAAAGATTCAGAAATTGGTGTAGTTCAAACTCGTTGGGGACACATAAATAGAAATTACTCTACACTTACAAAGATTCAAGCATTTGCCTTAGACGCTCATTTTACACTAGAACAAGTGGGTAGAAATAGTAAAGGACATTTCATTAATTTTAATGGAACAGCTGGTCTTTGGCGTAAAGAATGTATTTATGATGCAGGAAATTGGGAAGGAGATACGTTAACTGAAGATTTAGATTTAAGTTACAGAGCACAATTAAAAAATTGGAAATTTAAATATTTAGAAGGAGTGGTTACTCCTGCAGAATTACCTGTTGTAATTAGCGCTGCAAGGTCTCAACAATTTAGATGGAATAAAGGGGGTGCAGAGAATTTTCAAAAAATGATGAGACGCGTAATTACAAGTAAAAACGTCTCTTTTAAAACAAAGATTCATAGCTTATTACATTTACTAAACAGCTCAATGTTTACATTTATATTTTTAGTAGCAGTGTTAAGTATACCAATGTTGTATATTAAAAATGAATATGCGCATCTTAAAATTTACTTTTATGTAATGAGTTTTTTCGTAGTTAGCTCTCTCATATTTTTTGTTTGTTATTGGCATATGTTTAAAAATATTTATGGCGGAGGATTTGTGAAATTCATAAAATATATTGGATCATTTCTCACTTTCTTTTCAATTGCGATGGGTTTTTCTTTACATAATACTATTGCCGTTTTAGAAGGTCATTTTGGTAAAAAAAGTGAATTTGTAAGAACTCCAAAATTTAATATTAAAACAGGAAAAGACGGTTGGAAAAACAACAAATACATTACCAAAAAACCTTCCGCTCATGTTGTTTTGGAAGGTCTTTTAGCTTTGTATTTTGTATTTGGAATGTATAGTGCTTTTATTGTTGGAGATAATGGTGGTGATTTTGGTTTATTCCCATTTCATTTAATGCTTTTCTTTGGATTTGGTTACGTGTTCTTCAAATCAATATTTTCTAAAGCATAA
- a CDS encoding mannosyltransferase produces MSFFNKYKSIFLITVSTILYFIFAYFLERTAFGTLLFLWVSLFSCFYFLIKSKDINFSTLVGLTILFRFVFLFAIPNLSQDFYRFIWDGRMILEGLNPYLSLPETFIQQGLNPIAETANLFNGMGEMNASHYTNYPPINQLCFLITALFASKSIFGSVVVLRILIILADIGILYFGKKLLERLHLPIKNIFWYVLNPFIIIEMTGNLHFEPVMLFFLIWAFYKLHQQKWIFAAILIACSISVKLIPLLFLPLFYQWFIKNTASWFSGIKKLAFFYFIIFTTTIILFLPFYSTEFIDNYSNSVGLWFGKFEFNASFYYIFRKIGYLITGYNEIAIIGKITPFLTIGFLLIITFFRKNDTLPQLITASLFGLCFYYFTATTVHPWYLATPLILSVFTKYRFPLIWSFIMILSYQAYANLPWKENLWFIGLEYFILYAFLIYEVKPISKRYNKVK; encoded by the coding sequence ATGTCTTTTTTTAATAAATACAAGTCTATTTTTTTAATTACAGTTAGTACAATACTTTATTTTATTTTTGCCTATTTTTTAGAAAGAACAGCATTTGGCACCCTCTTATTTTTATGGGTTTCTTTATTCTCTTGTTTTTATTTTTTGATAAAATCTAAGGACATCAATTTTTCTACTTTAGTCGGATTAACAATCCTTTTTAGATTTGTATTCTTATTTGCAATCCCTAATTTGTCTCAAGATTTTTACCGATTCATTTGGGATGGAAGAATGATTTTAGAAGGACTTAACCCTTACTTATCATTACCAGAAACATTTATTCAACAAGGTTTAAATCCAATTGCAGAAACAGCTAATCTATTTAATGGAATGGGTGAAATGAATGCAAGCCATTACACCAATTACCCACCAATAAACCAATTGTGTTTTTTAATTACTGCGTTGTTTGCAAGCAAAAGTATTTTTGGATCTGTAGTAGTCTTAAGAATTTTAATAATTCTTGCAGATATTGGAATTCTTTATTTTGGAAAAAAATTACTTGAGAGACTACACCTTCCTATTAAAAATATCTTTTGGTATGTTTTAAATCCTTTTATCATTATAGAAATGACAGGAAACTTACATTTTGAACCTGTAATGTTATTCTTTCTTATTTGGGCATTCTATAAACTACATCAACAAAAATGGATTTTTGCTGCAATTTTAATTGCGTGTTCAATTTCTGTAAAACTAATTCCTTTATTATTTTTGCCCTTATTTTATCAATGGTTTATTAAAAACACAGCCTCTTGGTTTTCTGGAATTAAAAAATTAGCCTTCTTTTACTTTATTATTTTTACGACTACAATCATTTTATTTCTTCCTTTTTATTCAACTGAATTCATAGATAATTACTCCAATTCTGTAGGGTTATGGTTTGGCAAATTTGAATTCAATGCAAGTTTTTATTACATTTTTAGAAAAATTGGCTATTTAATTACGGGGTATAATGAAATTGCAATTATTGGAAAAATAACCCCTTTTTTAACTATTGGTTTTCTTCTAATCATTACTTTTTTTAGAAAAAATGACACGTTACCTCAATTAATTACGGCGTCATTATTTGGGTTGTGTTTTTATTATTTTACTGCCACAACGGTTCATCCCTGGTATTTGGCAACACCTTTAATTTTATCTGTCTTTACAAAATATCGATTTCCACTAATTTGGAGTTTTATAATGATTTTAAGTTATCAAGCGTATGCCAATCTCCCTTGGAAAGAAAACTTATGGTTTATTGGTTTAGAGTATTTTATATTATATGCATTTTTAATTTACGAAGTAAAACCGATCTCTAAACGTTATAATAAAGTAAAATAA